The Alcaligenes aquatilis genome contains the following window.
TCCCTGGCTGCGCGCGTAGCTGACGATGTCGTGCAAGGTCAGAAAGTAGGACTCGTAGCCCAGGTCTGCAATCAGGCTCAGCTCTTGCTCCAGACGCGTGCGCAAATGGTCGCTGATCCCTTTGGGATAGCGTCTTTGGACACCACGCTCGGTTTCCTGTCGCAGATATTCAATGCCACTGAGGCCAGGAGGCACAATCTCGACCGGGTACTCGTACTTGATTTCGCTTAAACAGAACTGACACAGCGCCTGGATGTGATCGGTGGTCTCACGCAGTTCGGCGGGGTAGAGATTGGCCAGTTGGAAGCGACTGCGTAAATGATGCTCGGCATTACCGGCCAAGGACCAACCGCATTCCTGCACGGGCGTTTTCAGGCGTATGGCAGCCAAGGTATCGTGCAATGGTTGGCGAGAGCGCACATGCATATGAACGCCTCCCAAAGCGGCACAAGGTACGCCAGACTCCTGCGCTGCCAGCCTGACGGCACGTAAGTGCTGCATGTCCTGATCGCGTCTATGCAGACTGATGCCTAAAAACAGGCGGCCTGCAAACAGCTCCAACAGCCGCTGTGTGTGAAGGTGGATGTGCTCGCGATCCAAGCCATAAGCGGGTTTGTAAATGACCAGACAGTCCGGCAAAACGTGTTGTTGTGAGCCTTGACGGGCTTGCTGCAAAAAAGACCAGTCAATCGAGGCTTGCTGTTTTAAGTCCAGAGACTGGTGCACGTGTGAGATGAATTGGCAGAGATTGCCATAGCCCTCTTTGTTGCGCGGCAAAATCAGCAGCTCATGGGCCTGAGTAGCGTCGCCAGTCATGCTTGTGGAATGGGTGTTTGGTGGGTTCGCCGGTTCCCACACGCCTGTAAAGCAGAATCGGCTTCCCACCAGCAGGCGAATTTCCGGATGCAGCTTGGCCTGCGCATAGGCGCGTACCACACCGGCCATGGAGGCGTAATCGCATAAGGCCAGCGCCTTGTAACCTAGCTCGGCGGCTCGGCTGACCAGCTCTTCGGGGTGGGACGCACCATTCAGAAAGCTGTAGTTGGACAGGCAGTCCAGCTCTGAGTACAGCAGGTCTATATGGGATTTCATCCAAAGACTCCGTGCAGGTACCAGGCATGTTCCTGGCTCAAGTCCCGATAAACCCAATACAAGCGTCCTTGCGGACACAAGGCGATAAAGTAGTCCCGTTGCTGATGTCCGGAGCCGCTCCACCAGCCTGTCTGTACCCGTTCCGGGCCTTGAACCAGGCGTAGGCGCTGATTATCCAGAAGCGGGGATTGCTGATCGTGTTGTAAAGGCTGAGCCGGGTCCAGCATCCAGCAAGGACGTTGCAAAGTTGGATGACTGGTCTTGGGGGGCTGACTGCTGGACAAGGACAGCCATTGATTCGCTTGTTCAGGCAAATAGCTGGCTTGGGCGGCAGGCATCAAAATCTGTTCAGCCCCTAACCTGGCTTGTAAACGCTCCAGAAGTTGCTGGTCTTGCTCTTGCCAATGGCGTGCATCGGGAAACAAGCCGCTGGCATGAGTTTGGCGAGGATGCAGTTGTTGAGCCTGCAGCACCAGGCTTTGTACAGCCGCCTGCAATTGCAGTGGCTGGAACTGTTCTTGCCATACTGGCAGAAAGTCCTGGCTGCGCCAGCAGGAGCGGGCCATCTGTAATTCCAGGCGGGTGGCGGTGGGGTAGTCCTTGTATCGTTCCGTATGCAGTACCAGTTCCAGACGTCCGCAGGCCAGTTGATATTGATTCAGCCAGGCCTCCAGTTGGATCAACAGGCGGTTTAACGCCCGCAAGATGGTGGGTTTGTGATTGGACGGGGCATCCATCTCCTGTTTGCGTGTAAATTGCGGGGCCGTATGCACCCATTCCAAGGCCCAGCTTTGTGTGCCGTAGGCTTGGTCCAATTGCAAAAGTAGGGCGCGCAACCCACGCTGGGACAGTCCATCACGGGGCAGTTGATGTAACTGGCCCAGGGTATGGCAGCCCAGACTATGCAGCCACTGCAACTGGTCAGCGGGTGGGGCCAGCAAGTGGATAGGAAGCGGGTTCAAGCAGGCTGGTAAACGGCGGACGCAACGGCGCTGCTTGTGGTTGGACAAAGCCAGCAAGCAGGCGGCGCGGGCAGTCGGCGCCAGGGCCAGACAGGGCTGGGGGACAAGAGGGGACAAATCAGCCCGAACCTGTTGATACAGACGGCGTAAGCCACCAAACAGCCGGATGCTGGCACGGATATTCAATACCCATAAATGGGTTTGAACCTGTGCCAGTTGAGGGCTGTAGCGCAGCAAAACCGCTTGGATACCGTCCTGCTGCTCGGGATTGGCCTCAGGCGTAAGCAGGCTCTGGGGCAGTCGCAGGCATAGGTACATGAGACGGAATGGCCGTTGGCGGCATCAAGATGTGGTGGGGCGCTAAGGCAATGCTGTCCTTGCAAGGTGGGCCCCGACGTTTGCGAATATGGACATCCAACCAAGGCTGTCCTTGTTGGTCTTGTCGAGTCTGAAGATCCAGACGTAAAAGGGCTGGGCTGTTGGCCTGACTGTGCGCCGGACGCAAACAAAAAAACAGGCTGTCGCTTTGGTTGGCTAATAGCTGCAACTGGCGTAAGGAGGCGAAAGGCACG
Protein-coding sequences here:
- a CDS encoding Y-family DNA polymerase; translated protein: MYLCLRLPQSLLTPEANPEQQDGIQAVLLRYSPQLAQVQTHLWVLNIRASIRLFGGLRRLYQQVRADLSPLVPQPCLALAPTARAACLLALSNHKQRRCVRRLPACLNPLPIHLLAPPADQLQWLHSLGCHTLGQLHQLPRDGLSQRGLRALLLQLDQAYGTQSWALEWVHTAPQFTRKQEMDAPSNHKPTILRALNRLLIQLEAWLNQYQLACGRLELVLHTERYKDYPTATRLELQMARSCWRSQDFLPVWQEQFQPLQLQAAVQSLVLQAQQLHPRQTHASGLFPDARHWQEQDQQLLERLQARLGAEQILMPAAQASYLPEQANQWLSLSSSQPPKTSHPTLQRPCWMLDPAQPLQHDQQSPLLDNQRLRLVQGPERVQTGWWSGSGHQQRDYFIALCPQGRLYWVYRDLSQEHAWYLHGVFG